ACACCCTCCTCGGACAGCCCGGAGCCCCGGAACGGACGGAAACGGAAGGCGATCGGTTTGTTTCTCCTCGTCCTCGCCGCAACGGCGATCGCCGGGTTCGCCTACTGGCGATACCGGCAGACCCACGTGAGCACCGACGACGCCTATATCGACGGGAGAATCCATCTGATCTCGGCGCGCGTCCAGGGGACGGTGGCCGAGGTCCGGGTTCGGGACAACCAGCCCGTCAAGGCGGGGGATCCCCTCCTCCTGATCGACCCGGAGCCGTTCGCCGTGCGGGAGTCCGGGGCCGCTTCCGCCGTCGCCGCCGGAGCGGGGGATGTGGCCGCCGCCCGGGCCGACCTCGTCGCCGCCCGGTCGAACGTTACGGCCGCGATCAAGGACCTGGAAGGGGCGAAGGCCCAGCTCGCGCAGCTTTTCGCCGCCGTCGAGGCGGCGCGCGCCAGGACCTCCCTGGCCGCGGCACGGAGTTCCCAGGCCTCCCGGGATGCGGCGCGGATGAAGCGGCTCTTCGAGCGGCAGGTGGTCAGCCGGGAGGCGTTCGAGAAGGCCCAGACCGATGCGGAGGTCGCAAAGGCGCAGGACGACGTGGCGAAGGAGGAGCTGCGGCTCGCGGAGGCGGGGATCCCCACCCAGAAGGCGTTGATCGCCCAGCGCGAGGCGGTCATCTCCCAGCGGCAATCCGTGGCGATCCAGCGCGAAGCCCGCATCCGGCAACTGGGGGCGCAGGTCATGCAGCGGGAGTCCGCCCTGGCGGAGGCGAAGCTGCTCCACCGCTACACCACGGTCCTCGCCCCCGTGGAGGGGTACGTCACCCGGAAGTCCGTGGAGGCGGGGCAGGTGGTATCCCCCGGCCAGTCGCTCCTGGCCATCGCGGCCCTGGACAACGTGTGGGTGGTGGCGAATTTCAAGGAAACGGATATCGAGCGGATCCGCCCGGGGCAGGATGTGGAGATCCGCGTAGACACGTTCAAGGGAAAGAAATTCAAGGGAACGGTCGACAGCATCATGGCGGGGACCGGCTCCGCCTTCGCCCTCTTTCCGCCGGAGAACGCCTCGGGGAACTACGTGAAGGTCGTGCAGCGCGTCCCGGTGAAGATCGTCCTTTCGCGAGGTGAGGATCCGGGCCACCTCCTCCGGATCGGAATGTCCGTCGTCCCCACGGTCCTCGTCCGCTAAGCGCTCCGATTCATGATTCCGACCGCATCTGAGGGACGATGAACAGGGAGGGCGTCCGATTCGGCAACGCGGTCGGCGCGATCGGCACGAGCAAGTGGATCGTCGCGATCACGGTGATGCTGCCGACGCTGATCGAGATCATCGACACGAGCGTCGCCAACGTCGCCCTCGACCACATCCGCGGGTCCCTTTCGTCCGGGATCGACGAGTCGGCGTGGGTGCTCACGTCCTACCTCGTCTCCAACGCCGTCGTCATCCCGATGACGGGATGGCTCGCCCGCACCTTCGGGCGAAAGCGCTACCTGACCTTCTCCGTCCTCCTGTTCACCTTCGCCTCCCTGCTGTGCGGCTCCTCCACGAGCCTCGGGATGCTCGTCTTCTTCCGCGTCCTGCAGGGAATCGGCGGGGGGGCGCTCCAGCCGCTCTCCCAGGCGATCCTGCTCGAGACCTTCCCGCCCCGGGAGCACGGGATGGCGATGGCCATCTTCGGGATCGGCGCCATGTTCGGCCCGATCGCCGGACCCCTGATGGGCGGGTACATCACGGACACCCTCTCGTGGCGGTGGATCTTCTACGTCAATATCCCGATCGGGCTGTTCGCCGTCTTCATGGTTTCGATGTTCATCCACGACCCGTCTTACATGAAAAGGCACGGTGGAGAGAAGGTGGACGTCTGGGGCATCGCCCTGCTCACCGTCTGGGTGGGAGCGCTTCAGATCGTGGTGGACAAGGGACAGCGGGAGGACTGGTTCCACTCCGACTTCATCCTCGTCCTGTCGGCCGTCGCGGTGCTCGCCCTTCTCCTCTTCGTGATCGTGGAGCTGTTCGTCGCGGAGCACCCGGTCGTCGACCTGCGGGCGTTCAAAAACATCTCGTTTTCCACCGGAAACGTCGTTATGTTCATCGCCTTCTTCAACTTGCTCGGCAGCATCGTCCTCCTCCCTCTCTACGCCCAGCTGCTTCTCGGGTACACGGCGACGCTGGCGGGGCTCGTCCTTTCCCCCGGCGGAATCGCCACGCTCATCGTCATGCCGCTGGTGGGGAGATTCATCGGACGGCACGACCCGAAGTACCCGCTCTTCCTCGGAATCGCGGTGTGCGCCTTCTCCACCTGGACCATGTCGAACTTCTCACTGACCGCCGACTTCAACGCCCTGCTCTGGCCCCGGATCTACCTTGGGATCGGTATGGGGCTCCTTTTCATTCCCTTGACGACCCTTACCCTCTCCTCGATCCCGAAGCCACAGATGGGAAACGCCACCTCGATCTACAACCTGCTGCGGAACCTCGGGGGATCGATCGGCGTATCCTTCTCGGCCACCATGTTCTCCCACCGCGCGCAGGTCCACCAGAGCCGCATGGTGGAGCACATGACCTCCCTTGACGAGGGCCTTCGCGCCGCCGTCGCGAAGGGACAGGTGCTGTTGCCGTCCCGCGGCGTGCCCGAGGCGATAGCCGGGAACACGGCGTTGGGGAGGATCTACGGGGAGCTGGTCCGGCAGGCGACGATGATGGGCTTCAACGACGCCTTCTACGTCCTGTCGGTGATGATGGCGTGCGTCCTGCCGCTCATGTTCCTTCTCCGGCGGCCGGCGCACCAGACGGCCCCTTGAGTTTGACACCTGATTGCCGCAACTGGTTGATTTCCAAGGAGTCAGTTTCTACAACCCCTCGGTTTATACGCTACAGGACTCAGGGAACAGTTCGGACGGGGAAGGAATACCGAGCCGTCGCAGAATCTCCTTC
The sequence above is a segment of the Candidatus Deferrimicrobium sp. genome. Coding sequences within it:
- a CDS encoding HlyD family secretion protein; translated protein: MADAPPTPSSDSPEPRNGRKRKAIGLFLLVLAATAIAGFAYWRYRQTHVSTDDAYIDGRIHLISARVQGTVAEVRVRDNQPVKAGDPLLLIDPEPFAVRESGAASAVAAGAGDVAAARADLVAARSNVTAAIKDLEGAKAQLAQLFAAVEAARARTSLAAARSSQASRDAARMKRLFERQVVSREAFEKAQTDAEVAKAQDDVAKEELRLAEAGIPTQKALIAQREAVISQRQSVAIQREARIRQLGAQVMQRESALAEAKLLHRYTTVLAPVEGYVTRKSVEAGQVVSPGQSLLAIAALDNVWVVANFKETDIERIRPGQDVEIRVDTFKGKKFKGTVDSIMAGTGSAFALFPPENASGNYVKVVQRVPVKIVLSRGEDPGHLLRIGMSVVPTVLVR
- a CDS encoding DHA2 family efflux MFS transporter permease subunit, encoding MNREGVRFGNAVGAIGTSKWIVAITVMLPTLIEIIDTSVANVALDHIRGSLSSGIDESAWVLTSYLVSNAVVIPMTGWLARTFGRKRYLTFSVLLFTFASLLCGSSTSLGMLVFFRVLQGIGGGALQPLSQAILLETFPPREHGMAMAIFGIGAMFGPIAGPLMGGYITDTLSWRWIFYVNIPIGLFAVFMVSMFIHDPSYMKRHGGEKVDVWGIALLTVWVGALQIVVDKGQREDWFHSDFILVLSAVAVLALLLFVIVELFVAEHPVVDLRAFKNISFSTGNVVMFIAFFNLLGSIVLLPLYAQLLLGYTATLAGLVLSPGGIATLIVMPLVGRFIGRHDPKYPLFLGIAVCAFSTWTMSNFSLTADFNALLWPRIYLGIGMGLLFIPLTTLTLSSIPKPQMGNATSIYNLLRNLGGSIGVSFSATMFSHRAQVHQSRMVEHMTSLDEGLRAAVAKGQVLLPSRGVPEAIAGNTALGRIYGELVRQATMMGFNDAFYVLSVMMACVLPLMFLLRRPAHQTAP